Genomic segment of Murdochiella vaginalis:
CCGGTCGACGATTCTGAAGGCTGAAAAGTTGATTTCTAACCTTTTCCATATAGTCGAGGTCAATTTCTGCGGTAATCACGCCAGGCTTATTAGAGGCCCTTGCAATTACATTCCCCCATGGATCTACAATCAAGGTATTTCCATATGCGGCAAATTTCGGTTTCTGGCCGATTTGAGCCGGTGCGATAACATAGCAGCCATTTTCGATCGCTCTTGTACGCAAAATGCACTCCCAATGATCCTTACCGGTCGGCATGGTGAAATCAGCAGGCATCATCAGAATCTGCGCTCCCTCAAGAGCCATAATACGATATAACTCAGAAAAACGCATATCGTAGCAAATCGATAAACCTAAAACACCACAGTCCTTGGTATCAACGGTAACAATGTGATTGCCCGGTGAAATGCGATCCGACTCCCTGTT
This window contains:
- a CDS encoding carbon-nitrogen hydrolase family protein, whose product is MTNKFIAAAIQMDSQKNVDENLHVAEAFIREAAGRGAKLITMPENMNYCGPDSVGHAEEVPGGRTFQLMSSLAKELSVWLHCGSIYEINKEDNRPYNSTMIINPNGEFVAKYHKIHPFDIVIPGGVENRESDRISPGNHIVTVDTKDCGVLGLSICYDMRFSELYRIMALEGAQILMMPADFTMPTGKDHWECILRTRAIENGCYVIAPAQIGQKPKFAAYGNTLIVDPWGNVIARASNKPGVITAEIDLDYMEKVRNQLFSLQNRRPDIYTLKRAYE